The sequence GCAAATTCTGATGTCCTTGTTTTCCTCTGGCATTATTTTATCAGCATCCATCAATTTGTAAATGGGATGTGATTGCTACATCTTATTAGAGAGTCCAGTCCCATACTTTAAGGTCATAAACTGCTCCAGGTCCTCATTTCAGGTGCAGGGTCCTGCCAATATCTGAGGAAGTGGCATGGAGGTTTTTGTTATTTGAATGCCATGAAAAACTTTATCTATCATAGTACAAGCTAGTGATTTTTGTCTTTTACAGGTTAAAGGACTTTATAGGGGGGCAACATCATCATTTGTTGGGATGGCTTTCGAGAGCTCACTTCTTTTCGGTGTTTATTCTCAAAGAAAGCAGTCCTTGCAGGTATGTAAGTAAATTGGATGAACCTGTTTGCCTATTTCTTTTGgcaataatatgcaaaatACATTCTGCTAGAGATTGTTGCAAACCCTTGTTATGATGATTTTCTGCATCTTAATTTTACAATCATATTGAGTATATTACATACTTGGATGTAactcttttctatttttgttacTCATGGAGGGAGGACTGCATAGTGATGTGCCCATTCCCCAAGTTATAATTCCCTCGGCAGCTTATGGTGGAGCAATTATCAGTTTTGTATTATGTCCATCTGAGCTAATAAAGGTCAGGGTAGAGTTCATAAGATGCTGTGGTAGCTCCCCTTCCTTCTGCCCTTTGTCATCTTCTATAGCATTCTTATGAAACTGAGTTTTTCCAGTGTAGGATGCAAGTTCAAGGCACTGATATTTTGGTTCCAAAGTTCAGTAGATACAGTGGCCCTCTTGATTGTGCTCATCAAACAGTGAAACATGATGGGGTGAGAAAAGCGTCTGGTTTTTGGCTGCATAATGTGTGAAATGGTTTCTGGTCTGATGGAAAACCTTTCAGGTTTCAGGCATCTTTCGAGGAGGTCTTGCGACATTGTTAAGAGAATCTTTTGGAAATGCAGTCTTCTTTAGTGTCTATGAGTATGTCCGTTATTACATGCATTTACAATTGAAGGACTCTTCATCTAACCACAGCCACTTGATTGACATGGGAATTGGAATTATGAGTGGTGGCCTTGGTGGTGTAGCTGTAAGCATTGAAACAGGCTTGCATATATCTATActaaaaaaatctcatatcagatatttattttgttcctTGCAACATTCTATCTAATGTTTttcatgttcttattatcCAGTTTTGGTCTGCTGTTTTGCCATTGGATGTGGCAAAAACTGTTATCCAGACTGCTCCAGATAAAAGCTTCACCAGAAATCCATTTCGAGTACTGAACTCCGTAAGATGtccttattttcttaattgttCATGCGTATCATTGCCAACCTCCTGCACTGGGGAGGATAGAGAAGTTAACTGAGTGCTTTTTGTTAGATTTACAGGAGGGCTGGACTTAGAGGATGCTATGCAGGTTTGGGTCCAACAATAGTGAGAGCATTTCCTGCTAATGCAGCTGCAATTGTCACCTGGGAGCTTGCCATGAAAGTGTTGGGGATCAGGCATGATTAAGTATGTTTTTAGTTACCTAAGTCATAATATTTAGTACCGTTATTAGCTTTGCTGGTTAgcaaacttttattttgatcGACAAAGCGGACTACAGACTGGGGTGTAACTgatataaaattgaaacttCACTTATTATATCTTGAATTAGAGTGCTCTGACATATTGGTTTGGCAGAGCATCTCATATTACCCCAAATTTTAGTGAAGGAGGTTTGCAAACTAGAGTGTAGTCTGGTTTAAGATGTTGATTCCTGCTAAAGTACATTAACCTAGGTTGTGGGAAGGATTTACACTAAATTCAAATTGTAACAACAAGCACTTTTTTTGTTATCATTATTGATTTTCAACAAGTTTGTATCAGTGCATTGCAATTGTAAAGTTTGCCTTTTAAATGCTGGGATGATATAATTCatctgtgtgtgtgtgtgttttcACGGTAGGAATCTTGTCTAATCTTGTCCCTATTTATGAAATCTGCTGTAGTAGGGACATGGAATTGTGTCCTCATGCAATAGTTGTTTTACAGTATATAATGAAGGAATCTAGGGATTCCAGTTGAGTTAATGTTGTCTTTCCTTATAGACCATGAAAGCAATTATGGATATATGCCTATTGCCTTTGGTGGGGTTTCGTGAGGTGCTGCATATCTAAAATAAGACGTAGACACTCCACCACTATACTATCAGATTAAGGTCCACCAGACGTagtattagaatttagaagtGCAAGCAGATTGATAGCGACTGCAATAGACGGTCATGCCTGCTGAAAATCAGATCAGATAAGATAATAccaaaaagatttattttcagAAAAGTGGTCTACCTGATGATACATAATTTAAGTTTTGTATGTTAAATTGACAGAAGAGAGAGAGCATTGGTAGATACTTGGGTCTAACTATCATCTCGGAAGAGGCAATTTTATTGGGaaataatctaaatttttctCCCTCTTTAGTAGAAAGCCTATACCTCTCACATCCGGTAGTAAGTCTTTTATCAAATTGAGCCTTCACCATGGTATTCAGATGAGCTTTTTCTGCGCCTCTCGTTATGTCCTGCTAAGCGCCTTCTGCAACTTCTTTTGGTGTCATCAAACTCTGATACCTCATGGAACCTGCAAAGTTTGAAGACACATCCAAAATAGagaaagcaaaaaaagaaTGAGATTACTCAAAGAAGGGGAGAAAAAGATATCAATCCTCAACTTGCTATGCCACAAACGCTATTTCTCGTAGCAGATAGAATCCATCTAATATTTGGTTGGCCACTAAGAGCGACTCATTCTAAAAGTATACATCGAAATGAATAGGTAGTACATTAGTGCTGATTAATTGATACttatttaaactaatataattatatgattaagCCATGCATTTAGAGTAGACAAGGAACAATTGTGCTTTTGTATGCATGATAAATTGCACCCAATATAGTAATGCAGATATATATAGTTGCTTGCAAGATCAAAAGGAATATTCATCTATATCCTgtcacaaactaaaaatatatacatataaagaAATTAGACATAATCTCGTAATCAAGGAGCACATCATTAGTAGCAGTAATTACGGATAAGGTTTCTATAAGTAGAATAATTAGTCTGTTCTAGTTTTGTTTGATAAAGGTAAGCCCTTTTCATTAATCCAAATATGTGTTTCCTTTTCAGGATAAATCAAATTTCTTCCAAGAAAAACCACTCGTAGCTACAAACTCACTATAGCGTATTGGATTAGATGGATTAAAATCACCAACAAACCtctatttcttaataaaatcattCTATCACATATGATattgtttattaattactatatagattaattttttgttttaggtaattaatagtaataagTAATTCaaccaatataaatattatatttaatagataataccataaatcaattaattccATTTATTTACAGTgataaattaagtttatataaGAATTGCTTTTTTTCCATAAATCATtggatttttgttttttgctAATGGGGATTAAACTAATACATTACTCAGAACGATTCAgtaatattcaaaattctaacagaaaaagaaagacattgctaaaaagaaataaatgcaAGTGGGGTTTATCGTGTGCCCCTTTTAATGCTTCTGGAATGATTCATAATTGAATTGTGATCTCCAGCTCAGATACCCATCTTTTTGTTACTGTTTTGTCATGCGTGAATCCTGAGTAATTAAGGGTTAGGTCTCATTTCATCCGATGAGGTACGATCACTTTCTTAAgtactataatatataattttgaattacTATAAACGTTtcattcttattttcttgttcAATTACTTTCATTACTATACGCATAATTCATTTCATtatactttataaataaatagttataattagaataaaatgtATAATTAACAATGAACATATATGCTATATAGATGTGAGAgtgttaaataaagtaaattaaattctcACCCGAATAGTTTTTAAATGActtattcttaattaatacatGCGCTCTGTAAAAATTACAGAATttagtttgagaaaatgagAATGGTGTTAGAGAAATACAATTACTTTTGGAGTCTCACTTAATAGATAGAAAGATTTTTTGACAGGTTGAAGCAtgcaaattttaatattaagtttATTGTAGgtattagtttttcttttcagacCACTCCCAATCATTGTTTTACCCCTTAACTAGAAATAGTCAGTGAAAGAgaaaatttcctttttcttattgcATCTATGTAATATACTATATGCATAGCTAGatagtaatatttgtttatatatatattgccaATATTCATGTTCACTccctttcaaaaaaaaaaaaaaaaacaacaactcATGTTCACTCAACATCATCCATTAATCTTGGGTATATATATGTCTACAACAAGGTACTATATTGTCAAGACTTTTAcctaatttttatatcttttactatattatgtatttttcttCAAGCATCCGTTTATGTGGAAAATTATatccaaattaattataaagtaTTCACtttgattgaaaaattttagttaaatctTTGTTTAGGAGGCACTccaacaattaaaagttaaaatacaATCTGAAGATGTAAGATACAATTCAATTAGAGATGGAATTatcattttgatttaatagCTATCTATGAAAAAGAGATAcaaatctattaaattaatttaagtttgAATTGCATAATAAAAATTGGTTTCATGAGCGGTcgaatttatgaaatttaaaaagttgtgtctgaaaaattaaagaaattttttgtaatgatttaaaaattagggtttttgcAGTATTACAAAATGACTTGTAGAGCATAACCATATTGGAATTAAGACTAAGACTGTAGTGCGTTGAGTGAGAGATTAGaaaggaaatgaaaaaaaaaaaaaaaagaataaataaaaattagggtttatcaTCACCTGCTACATTGCTGGCAAAAGCGTTGATGGATTCCAGAAACAAGAACACAAGGAGCCTTGGCATGGTGCTCACAAACTTTATGGCGTCTGTGGTATCGCTTGGCCTCGGTCATATCAAATGTGCAATTCTCTGCTTGGCAAGAAACTGGTGGCATTGACCCACTAGCACTAGATCCTTTCTtgcctttccttttcttttcatcttcTGAAAACCCTAATCCACAACCACCATCTTcatcatcttcctcttcttcatcatcctCCATCTCCTTCAAGCTTCTCTTTCCCTCAGCTTTGCTTGTAGCCATACTGAGAAGCAAAAGAGAAGACAAAaacaagaaggaaaagaaaaaaagaaggaaactTAAAAAGAgtcagaagaagaagaagaaaagaaagaatatataCAAAGACCTTGATAAATGAGTGAGGACCACACcagatttcaattttattctcTATATATCACAATGAGGGTAACAGTGATACGATGTGGTAGTAAAGTTAAGTTTAGGCTTAAGTTAATTAGCTTCAGGACAATTAAAGACTTGGTTTGATAGCTGTAGAATACATCAACAACtgttttctttgttattaGCTGTATTTATGTTTAGGGTTCGTACGTATATACTCTTCCATCATGTGATTCATGACAAAAGTTGTCATGTTCGGTATAAATATAGATCAACACTCTGCACTATTTCggataattttaattaattccacTTAATAATTTTGACTTTTCAAATGATCAACTTGCTATTAATTAGTTTGTTTAGGTGATAATATGCCACATAAACCTCTCCATTTAATATGTTGTTAGCTTCTCATTACTGCTATAATGtctgattaattaaataactcttctttttttttattgtggGACATAACATTCACTTCAGTTATTTTTCTgtactattttataaatatttaattagttattacaACACTGTTGATGCAATAAGTTATATTACACTAATCAATTATTATGGAATGTCTATTAAAACTTGCAATATTTTTTGTTGCATATGGAACAATGGTCTGCCAACTATAGGAACATAATTTACACTATAGcagatttcaaaaaaataaaaataaaaactatttgGAATAAGACTGAAAGCAGAATTATGTCATAGAATGTTTTGATTAAACGACTGCAAATATGCCTGAATTAAGATCAGCTATAGAAATGTCTTCTAGACTTCTACTAATTTGCCGCTTTCTTTTCCTGCACTATATACATTAATATTCCAGCTATTTTCCATTATACATATCAACATATGGAACCTCTCCGTAGCAtcacaaacataccctttTGTTTAAGAGATCAAACTATTGCTATTCATAATGGAAATGAgcatttatctatttatataacaGATCATACGGTGGGCCATAAATTTCTGCAGTTTAAGTGGTATTATTGAGCGTGGTATTATTGAGCGTGAGAGGTGAAAACCTAATGCTCAATAATTTTCCAAACTTGTCTATCAAAGATTAGATGCGTATGGTACGACCATTATCTCTATTATATGTCCTTAGCATctaattctttcttctttttcttcttcctttctttttttccccaCCTTTCTATATATCCTTTGTTCTTCACAAATTTGCTGTAGCCAACAGTTTTTAAGCAAAGTGGGCAGGCACCTATCTATTGtgcattattattgttttccTTCATCAAATATAGGACCACGTTCCTACATTATCATCTATGTTGGTCCCCCTTTGTACTAGGGCAGTTCCACTGTACGTACTGTGCAAAGGGCATCCAAAATTGAAATGAAAGTGAATTTATTTCGAAATCTAATATCTTCATGTGTTTTTCTGCTCACATACAGAATTGAGTACAAAAGCAGAGCACCCAAAATATTCAGTGCGGATCATGGATTCatcaaatcttttttctttcttctttttttccaaacTTTCGAAGCAAATGCCATAACCCTACGTACCAAGTGGATCAATTCATATAGGATATTAACAATTCTCTTATGATGCCAGCTTTTGCATGAGAAGAATTTGGGCTAAGGATTAAGTTTTAGAATGTAAAATTGTACGGACTATTGTATTAgatttaataatcaatttatgGATAAGACAACCAAGGATCTGCAGAGAAGGTTGATTCTGAGTCGACTATGGTGGCAATCACTGAGGAACACTTGGCTTTGAGGAAATTAGATGGTTTCGTCAAGGTCTTGGATTAAGTGATGGACTTAAACCAAGTTAAACACAAAACTAACAGTGCCATCTTTTTACCGagaaaaagaatcttttgAACCTATTAATTAACAGTAGCAGAAAGAAGGAACAAGAATTTGAAATTCCAACGGTACCaataagtaaattaaaaattttcttcCTCAATTGGAAGAAATcgagaataaataaatatcaacatTATTACTTGGGGTGCATGCTAGTTAGCTACCTCGAACTCCGCACTTAGACATCAAAGAAACGACATTAATAATGTCCTTTCTGTCTAGCAACTCGaagagattaaaaaaaaaaaaaaaggaaaagctcAAATGGCCTTTTGAAGGTTTGTTGGTCCTTTTACGGATAACATTGGACTTCTAAGTTAGGCACGTTCTCGGCCATAGACTATAGTCCAATATTGACCTAATTGTGCACCAGCATGGAGCAGCTGCAGCTGCAGCTTTTACCAACAGCAATGGACGAAGCTGCATTCATCACATGGGAGGATAGACCAGGTCTGTTTGCGGGGTAGAGATCACCCAAGAACAGTCATCCTCCGCAGAATCTATAGTTTGTGAGATGCTAAACTTGTTTATTGGCAAGCAAATTAATGAATGTTCGCCTCTTTTCTCATTGAAAACAAGTTCCAAGAAAGCAAGGAGTTCGGTCCCTAATCAAGGATCAAATCCCATGCTGATGAACTACAAATAATTTTGTTCCATTTGATTCAAAGCTAAAATACATTACTGAAAAAGCACAAGGCCTACTGCTAATGCAAAAAGGTTAATAACTTGGTTAATGGCTTCTGAGTTGTGTGCCAAGATTTCATGACATATCTCCAAGGAGCCTATCTAGTATCTACCAAATAAACCTTTGGACCCCAGTTTCATGGCTCCAATAGAATGGTCGAAATAAGAACATCATCATGGTGAAGGAATTGATTACAAAATACGTCAGTCCCATAAGGATCAAACTTTGATTATCACTGATATTGGAATGAAGCATCAAGAAATAGAATGGTATGGTATAGTATCTGAACTCAACTAGTGGAGCAGGAACTAAAACTGCAGCTGTAGCCAGGAAAAATGCCAACACCCACATTTTTTGTCGACTTTTCCCTGCCAGTAAACGATATAGATGAAAAATTAGTGAAGTTAAACACATAAAATCCAGAAGGATGAAGAGAGACAATACTAACCCAATATGCTAAGGATTGAAAACcatgaataaatataaaatggaaCCAACAGGTACTTCATTAACCAATGAGCTTTGATGACCTTCCTCCAAAGATAGAATGGGTAATGCCGATTGTCAGCAAGTAGATAGGGGTGAGCTATGCTGAAATAGTAGTGTTAAACACTATTATGGATCGGTGATAAAGAGtataaaaaaatgttaaataaGCACTGAGCTGCATGTTTGGAAGACCAAATCACTACGACGATGTTTGTGTAGGTAACGTTCCATGGTGGTTTGAAACACTTTTATCCCTCCTTTCTCTTACTAAACAAAGCCAAAGATAGATGAATTCAAGCTGATGCTAGACACAGCTCAGACAAATTAATGTACGAAACTAAAGTGTGACTTTTCCACTTCCTTTCCCATCGCTGAACAACATTATTTCTTTACAACAGTCTATTTTCAGGAGTTGTGACAGAATAGATGATCTTTGTGTTTCATTTTCTCAGCTATAGATGACAAGCATCTGAACTGACCTGAAAAAATGTGCTGAGATGAAGCCAGCAGAAAGAGCCACTACCCACTGACAGAAACTAAGGACCCTGCTTTTCCAGAATGACTGGAACATATCTGCCCCACGACTTAATGAGAAATGCAGAGGAGCTGCTGCCATAGTAGAAATAAGACTAAAATACATAACCTGTGCAAAATGCAGTGAAACTGCATGAGCTTCTTTTGCACCTACAACATTAAGAGACAGTGAGAAACAAACTCTTAGAACATCAAATAGACCATAACAATATGAGAGGTACCTAGTACTACACTCCCATTCCATTTGACAAAAGCAGCAAAGGCCACCAATACAATAAAGAAGGGGCTAAAGGATAAGAAAAATCTCCACTTCATACGACATGATATCAAACAGATTTCCTGTATCTCATCAAGAAGACCTGCAATAGAAGGTAAAATGGTGCAATCTTAGCAATGAGAAGGAAGAAAACACAAGGTGATGCAGGACAGACCAAGTTGGCGAGCTCATTTTCCAGTCCCATAAGTATGGGAGTAAAATTTGTGAAATACAACTATGCAAAATTGAATAGTCACAAAAGCTTAATCATAATGTTCAGATGAAAACCTGTAGAATCAGTTCTTGAAGAGCTATTCATAGTGGTTTTCAAATATTTGCTGGGATCCACAGCCCTACTAGGCTTTCGTCTTCTCATGTTTGAGCCTGTTGTGACTGAATTGTAGGGAATTAAATCACCAATTTCTTTTCCTGATTCAATTAACACATCCactttcaaattttttgtttgattgtttAGAGTAAAATCTATGATGCCGCTGCATGCGACAAAAACCATCCATATAACATTCGTTTGCCGAATAAAAACTGCAAAGGCTCCAAGCTGAGCAAAAAACGAAACAAAAACAGAATAAGTTCCAAAGGACAAAGTAGCATCCATAATGTTGACACTTTGATAATAAGCCTTTTGAGGATGAGATTGGTTGCTTTTTCTAGAAAGGAATGCACAGTGTGCTGGTGTTGCTGTGTAGGCTAAAGTTCCCAATGCATAGTATATTGATGTTCTAAAAGTTATGTTTTCCTCATTCAACTTACTTCAGATAATTTCTCAATCCACTCTTCCAATGCAATATTCTTAAAGTTTATAAACAACATCTAACAAccacttttaaaaaaaataaaaaatcaaaggTTACTGAAATAATTGGGAGGATTTTCTATTGTTAAATGAAAATTAGTCTAAGGAAATTCATTTTTACCATGATATTTAAATCTATATCTGGAAAAATAACCAATGTAGATGACCAGCAAAAGTTTGAGATAACTCCTTTACCAGTGCACTGAAGTGGTATTTCTTCTTCAAGCATGCAAGGTACATAGCAAGCACTGCAGTGAGTGATGCAACATCGGTATAGTACAGAAAAGTGAAAAACCAATGGAGTGGGTACAGAGCTAAGATCACAGCAAGAAATGATGCTTTTCTTTCATCAAGAGTCGGCCTCAAGTGGGTGATTATCTCATATACAACAATGCTGCACAATACCGCTAAGACACCATTTGTAGAGCGGAGAATTGCAGTGGAGCATGCTTCAGAAAATAATGACACAAATTGCACAAGAAACATGCCTGGAAACAAACAAGCAACGTGGGCAAGTGAAACAAAGTACCTGCAAGAGTTTTGCACTGCATTTTATCAACTGCTCTAACTACATAATTTGCATGAGAGGATTACATTCCACCTACTTATCAAAAGCTAgtacaaataataattaggaATTACAGTGTTTGAGAAGCCAGTTACTTAAACGCTATAGGTgctagaattcaattctttcaacttcaaaattaaattaaagagaaCAAAACCAAAATGCTCATTAACAATGTTCATATAGATACACAACCGGATAATACACAGAATTCAAACGAACATAATTGGGAAGAGGTAGCAGAAAGCATACAATCCAGGTGGAGTAGTAATCATGGGATCCCAACTAAAAAAATTGCCCTTGCAGTACTTTTGAGCTTGAGGTATGTGAAATATCTCATCCtgcaaattaattaacaggGTTCTTCAGATAacattttttaagaaaataattttaaaaagaaaaaagaagatcaAAGGTTTAGAACTAAAAAGAACTCTTATTACCATGTAAGGATCAGATACAATTTGATTGACAAGGATTGAAATTGGAATTACCCACAAGCTCACTATCGTTGCAACTGCTTTTCTACCCATCTTTCCTTCTATCTCTCTCTGATTTACTCTTCTCTTTAACAGAGTTTAAATGCAAATTCTAACATAAAAATCTATAATCTCCATGTAGCTGCACTACAtgcaatcaaatatttttcgTCAGTAATTAAGTCGAAAAATTGGAAGTCGGGGAGGAAGAGACTGTCAACTAGAAATCAccaagaagaagatgataaaTCCGACGTCGTTCCGAGAAAAGTAGCTGGTCCAGCGAGGTCCAACAACACTCTCAAACTGGACCAGTAAGGTCCAAAAACAGATTCGAACTCGATTATAAGCATCTCCAAGGGCCCTTTGATTTTAACGAGCATCTGATCTTTTATtcggaaaaagaaaagggaaaatcTCTCAATTTGGCCCCTGAACTTTTAGCTCAGGGCCAATTGGCTGAATTTTGACCTTTATGAACAAATAATTGCGGACTGTCATTTTTGGGCATTATTAAACACATTTTCTAAAGTGTTTAGGCATGAGTGTTATTATCTTAGTGATCTCACCTCactagaaaataaacaaatataaataatttataaaaattaaaattcaaccaaccaaatggttaattttaattatttttatattagttgaACGCAAAcccaaatttattaatttggcATTAATGCTTTCATTCATTTAgttcttatttaatatattcaattcAATCTTATAATATGGAATCAGAGTAGGTCGGATTCGGTTCTTTAATTTTCTGACCTCTTATGTAGATGTCCAATCCTAGCAGCTCGGTACTGTATTACAattgtttttcaatttaatttcaaatatcagGAAAAAGGTTTCAATTTCAAATGATAACTGAGCATCAAAATTAAACCCTAATTATACTTAAGTGGAGTTTTAGAAATCCAATAtcactgaaaaataaaatacataaacaaTTTATAGAAGTACGATACTAAAATTGTTTATAATTCTATCAAGGTAAGTTTCTGGTTGATCCTACTAATGATCATGCGATGAGGCATTTGTTCAACTCAACTCATTTGTGAAATAGCCATAATGGAAGAACTTCTTGCTTGTCTGGCCCTCTTCCCCGCCCTACGAATCAAACATCTCCTGGTATCTagtttctttaaaaaagagaTTGGTTCCACttcaattgatattttttcacGAAAAGCAAACATGAGATAACAAATCCAGTCCtcgttttaaaaaaatacgcCGTCTGGGGACTTTACCGGGACTCACTAGTAAAAGGCCTAGGGCTGGGAGCGATCTTAGAAATCAATCACGCTCCGGTAAAAAATC comes from Ricinus communis isolate WT05 ecotype wild-type chromosome 5, ASM1957865v1, whole genome shotgun sequence and encodes:
- the LOC8258444 gene encoding mitochondrial arginine transporter BAC1 isoform X3, which codes for MEQTVAYKEYLAGLLAGVATVITGHPFDTVKVKLQKHNTEAHGIKYRNSLHCTARILQTEGVKGLYRGATSSFVGMAFESSLLFGVYSQRKQSLQGGLHSDVPIPQVIIPSAAYGGAIISFVLCPSELIKCRMQVQGTDILVPKFSRYSGPLDCAHQTVKHDGVSGIFRGGLATLLRESFGNAVFFSVYEYVRYYMHLQLKDSSSNHSHLIDMGIGIMSGGLGGVAFWSAVLPLDVAKTVIQTAPDKSFTRNPFRVLNSEGWT
- the LOC8258445 gene encoding squamosa promoter-binding-like protein 3, encoding MATSKAEGKRSLKEMEDDEEEEDDEDGGCGLGFSEDEKKRKGKKGSSASGSMPPVSCQAENCTFDMTEAKRYHRRHKVCEHHAKAPCVLVSGIHQRFCQQCSRFHEVSEFDDTKRSCRRRLAGHNERRRKSSSEYHGEGSI
- the LOC8258444 gene encoding mitochondrial arginine transporter BAC1 isoform X1, giving the protein MEQTVAYKEYLAGLLAGVATVITGHPFDTVKVKLQKHNTEAHGIKYRNSLHCTARILQTEGVKGLYRGATSSFVGMAFESSLLFGVYSQRKQSLQGGLHSDVPIPQVIIPSAAYGGAIISFVLCPSELIKCRMQVQGTDILVPKFSRYSGPLDCAHQTVKHDGVSGIFRGGLATLLRESFGNAVFFSVYEYVRYYMHLQLKDSSSNHSHLIDMGIGIMSGGLGGVAFWSAVLPLDVAKTVIQTAPDKSFTRNPFRVLNSIYRRAGLRGCYAGLGPTIVRAFPANAAAIVTWELAMKVLGIRHD
- the LOC8258444 gene encoding mitochondrial arginine transporter BAC1 isoform X2; translation: MEQTVAYKEYLAGLLAGVATVITGHPFDTVKVKLQKHNTEAHGIKYRNSLHCTARILQTEGVKGLYRGATSSFVGMAFESSLLFGVYSQRKQSLQGGLHSDVPIPQVIIPSAAYGGAIISFVLCPSELIKCRMQVQGTDILVPKFSRYSGPLDCAHQTVKHDGVSGIFRGGLATLLRESFGNAVFFSVYEYVRYYMHLQLKDSSSNHSHLIDMGIGIMSGGLGGVAFWSAVLPLDVAKTVIQTAPDKSFTRNPFRIYRRAGLRGCYAGLGPTIVRAFPANAAAIVTWELAMKVLGIRHD
- the LOC8258446 gene encoding dol-P-Glc:Glc(2)Man(9)GlcNAc(2)-PP-Dol alpha-1,2-glucosyltransferase isoform X2, with product MFLVQFVSLFSEACSTAILRSTNGVLAVLCSIVVYEIITHLRPTLDERKASFLAVILALYPLHWFFTFLYYTDVASLTAVLAMYLACLKKKYHFSALLGAFAVFIRQTNVIWMVFVACSGIIDFTLNNQTKNLKVDVLIESGKEIGDLIPYNSVTTGSNMRRRKPSRAVDPSKYLKTTMNSSSRTDSTGLLDEIQEICLISCRMKWRFFLSFSPFFIVLVAFAAFVKWNGSVVLGAKEAHAVSLHFAQVMYFSLISTMAAAPLHFSLSRGADMFQSFWKSRVLSFCQWVVALSAGFISAHFFSIAHPYLLADNRHYPFYLWRKVIKAHWLMKYLLVPFYIYSWFSILSILGKSRQKMWVLAFFLATAAVLVPAPLVEFRYYTIPFYFLMLHSNISDNQSLILMGLTYFVINSFTMMMFLFRPFYWSHETGVQRFIW
- the LOC8258446 gene encoding dol-P-Glc:Glc(2)Man(9)GlcNAc(2)-PP-Dol alpha-1,2-glucosyltransferase isoform X1 — its product is MGRKAVATIVSLWVIPISILVNQIVSDPYMDEIFHIPQAQKYCKGNFFSWDPMITTPPGLYFVSLAHVACLFPGMFLVQFVSLFSEACSTAILRSTNGVLAVLCSIVVYEIITHLRPTLDERKASFLAVILALYPLHWFFTFLYYTDVASLTAVLAMYLACLKKKYHFSALLGAFAVFIRQTNVIWMVFVACSGIIDFTLNNQTKNLKVDVLIESGKEIGDLIPYNSVTTGSNMRRRKPSRAVDPSKYLKTTMNSSSRTDSTGLLDEIQEICLISCRMKWRFFLSFSPFFIVLVAFAAFVKWNGSVVLGAKEAHAVSLHFAQVMYFSLISTMAAAPLHFSLSRGADMFQSFWKSRVLSFCQWVVALSAGFISAHFFSIAHPYLLADNRHYPFYLWRKVIKAHWLMKYLLVPFYIYSWFSILSILGKSRQKMWVLAFFLATAAVLVPAPLVEFRYYTIPFYFLMLHSNISDNQSLILMGLTYFVINSFTMMMFLFRPFYWSHETGVQRFIW